The following DNA comes from Xyrauchen texanus isolate HMW12.3.18 unplaced genomic scaffold, RBS_HiC_50CHRs HiC_scaffold_669, whole genome shotgun sequence.
AAGCAAGGTACAACAGACCCAAGAGTTGCTGCTTTGGCACTAACCAAAGTAGAATTGTGGTCAACTACTAACCACTCCAAGATTAATCTGCGCTGAGCAGAGAATTTATAAAACTTTAACAGGGGAGCACTAATCCTCCAAGCTGTTAGGCAATGAAAGGTAACTATATCTCAGTCTGGGTTGTTTCTTtcaccaaataaaataaatgacagaGCCACGCAGCTGTCTCAAGATTTGATGGGAAGTAAAACAGGTAACATTTGAAAATAGTTTAACAGATGCGGTAATATATTAATCTTAACAAGATGTATATATTCCAGCAATGATAGTGGTAGGCTGCACCATCTGTCTAAGTCGGACTCAATAGATCTAACAACTGGAATAATATTAATTTGGTATAAGCGCTCCAATTGTGGTGAAATATTTATACCCAAGTATTTGAATCCAGAAGGTGACCATATAAAAGGTAAAGAGACTGTTGAATCCGGGGAGTGAACATTACTTAGTGACATTGCTTCAGATTTTGAGAAGTTAATCTTATAACCAGAGACTGAGCCAAAATCAGAAATCAGGTCAATTACTTTGGGAATAGAACATTGTGGAGACTCTAAATAGATTAAAACATCATCTGAATAAAGAGAAAATTTTATGGAGCTTCTTCCCTAGGCAAATCCCCCTAAAGGACGAGTCTCCTCTAATAGCCACCGCTAGAGGTTCATTAGCCATTACAAACATCAGCGGGGACAATGAACAACCCTGTCTGGTGCCCCCTGACAGATTAAATTTAGGGGATTGACCATTTGTTATTATAAAAGCTGTGGGGTGTATATATAAGTTGTTATCCAAGTTAAATTTGGATAGTaccgaaaaaaataaataaatatatggccacACGACCCTGTCGAATACCTTTTCAGCATCCAATGACATGAATATGCCACCACTTGCACACTAACTAGAGAGCTGAATGATATTAAGTAACCTTCTAACATTATGGGCAGAGGATCTCCCCTTGATTAAACCTGTCTGATCCATACTGATGATAGTTGGGAGGGTGGCCAGGATCTTAGCTAGTATTTTTAAATCCACATTAAGAAAGGAAATGGGATGGTAGGAGTCACGTTCATCAGGGGGATTTCCTTTCTTTAGAATAACACAAATGTTGGCCTCCATCATAGAGTTAGGGAGATTCCCAAAATTAAAAGACAATTGAATCATGTCATGCATAGAATTAACCAAAGAGTCCTTAAACTTTTTGAAGAATTCTGTGGTGAATCCATCTGGCCTAGGCACCTGTCCATTAGAAAATTTactaatgcaataaaaaatgtctCTAATTTCAATTGGTTTGTTCAAGAAATGTCTTTGCTCCTCAGAATCATCTGGCAGAGATAGTTTTGTAAGAAAATTGTTCATAGATTCAACTGGGCCAGAGTATAATGGAGACATGTTGAGCTTCTtgtaaaacattctaaaaatggCCTTATTATCATGACAAGGGACTCCAATTTCACCCTTAATGGTGGAAATGAGACTTGGGCATAAGATCGGCAGTGCAGAAGGTTGGCCATGTATTTATTAGGCTTTTTAGTAAATACATACATCACCTTTTTTGCAGGTTATATGTAAAGTTGGGTAAACACAGGGTAAGAAACACAGCCGCACTGTCTAATATGACAATACTGCCTATATTACAGTCTATTATATTATGTAAAAACACCTTAGGTGAAATAAGTAATCTATTCTACTTCAAGTTTTATGTATTCCAGAGAAAAAGGTATACTCTTTGTCTCTTGGATGTAGCATCCACCAAGTATCCACTAGTCATTTGATGGAGAAGATTTATCAAGCTTTGGTAAGAGTGTACAGTTGAAATCGTCAGCGATCACACTATGTTCACACTGCCATTCAGcaaattttgaaaatgtgtgtgtaaatccTAACTCTGTACAACAAGTTTGAAAGTCCTGCGAGAGCTTATATAAATTTTGACATTGGTTGGTTGTAACATTTAGTGTTCACACACAAGTGACCCCTAAATCAAATATTGACCTGGTAAGTGTTGTTCAGTCCCATCTAGCTGAGTTGAGCCACCAGTGGAGGTGGATGTTTTAGTAGGCAGGATCGCCAGAAAAGCTTCGACGTCCTTAGGCTCTTTGAAGAGCTTGCCGCCTTCGTACAGCACCATAAGGATCGCCGGGTAGATCATCGCAAACCAATTCCCCGCTCATGGACCCAATTCTTCACAGCCCCAAATGCTTGTCTCttctgagaaatcgccactgagAAATCCTCTTAAATGGAAATAGTGATTGTAGGGTAGTTGATCAGCAGCACGAGCGGCTTGCAAAATGCACACTTTGTCGAGAAATTATGAAGTTTTACAATCATCGCTTGGGGTCGCTCACCCGCAGAAGAATGATGTGCTAGAGCGTGGTGTCTGTCTTCACCAGTTGATGTTCAACAGAGTAGGTAGCCAGGATTTGAGAAACGAAACTGGGTTCGTACACTCCTCATACTATGGCAGGCCAGTTATTCTGATGTTGCACCATCTCTTTCTGTTTTCCATATCATACAGCTTCTCAAGGGCCACGTCTAGACTTTTTTAATCCCGGCCAGCTCGGCATTGCCTTTCATGACAGTATCTTCCACCATGGCTCTGTGTGCTTCTGCTTCAGTAACATGGGTTTCCACCTCCGCAATATGTGCAGTGGCTGCCGATCTATTTTATTTTCGAGCGCACTGTCGACGCCTGCCAAGACTTAAGAGGTTATTCGCTTTACAAGCGCGTCGGCCTCGCAAGCAGCCATTGTCACATCCTCCATTTTTGAGGGTGAGTGCACACTCAGATCTGAGACAGGTAGCGTCAATGGCCTTCTTTTAATAAGTGAGCGATTTAAGTTCCGTCATTTCTCTGACATCACATACAACATCCGCAACTATAATGATGCAATTAAGGGTTAATACTGAGGTTGATACcaaaatccatgtattccatcaatataTTTAGCAATATACACAGTTATATACGTCAATTGATCGATACAGTCTCGTCatttttttcagctgttttttcCCTTTCTGTGCACATCAGTGCAATAATGGGTGTGAGCCCATATTTCATattgtttgttgacatgttatcacGAATAAACTCCCAGTTTCATTGATGGACTTTTCTGGATGGGTTTACTTGGAAcgatggtcatgtgtttgatacatcAAGTCAGTTTTGTAGTGTGCGTTTGGCTTTAGTATATGCACGTCTGATAATTTGTTTCTAGGATCTCGCTTTGTCTCTGGCGCACACAAAAATGCTACTGCGCTGCAGCggtttaaactgaactcagaattgaTTCTGCCTTTTTGAGAATCAATTCATaatcattataaaataattataaacccTTCTTGCAAAAACATAAATGATCAAATTAATGCAGTGCACATCTTTTGCCTTTATAATATTCTTTTGTGTGCTTCATTTTGAAGAGGTAAAATAGATTTAACCCACACCAGATGTCGCACCTGTCGCACaacatgtgttgtgaaaggtgctacacaaataaaaatgaccctAGAAGAGGCTGACTGATATATACAATGGTAGACCGATATGTACAGTGATTGACATATGTACAGTGATATGTACAGTTTTTCAATGTGGTTTCAGACTTTTGAAGCGATACATACAGTGGTGTCTAAGAGGTAGATTCCCAGCCTTCATATTAGATTTGGCCAATGAAAAACCTATATCGGTTGACTACTAGTGAGAACAACATTATTGTAATCTCTTCCCTAACCAAATGTTTACATAGAATCTGACTCAGCACACTGGCTCACATGAGTCCTGTTTAAAAATGAGCAAGTCATCAAATGAGCAAAGAGCAGCTTCTTCATTATCACTGTCTGGAACCAACTTCACAGATTGTTCAGTCTCTCAGTTTGCTGCAATGGCTAAGCACTGCGGCATTGGCCTCGCTATAATTAAAACTGTACCCTGCTTTTTTCAAATAGGTCAACCAAGAATGGAAAAGTCTTTTCAtctatttaaatgcaaatgaagcTGAATTAGGCCATTTATTAGCTTAGGAATGAGAGGACACCTTCCTCTGACTCAGAACAGACCACCAGACAAAGGCCACATCAAAGAGACAGGAATCTCTCTGTTCTCTTACCCAGATCTATGTAACGCTTCCTTCCAAACTGTCGGCTGCTGTTTCCCCCACTCGGACCCCGCGAGTCCCGCCTGTGCTGTGGGGTTTGGCCGCTCTGAGTGGACCTAAGTGTGATAACTCCACAACGCTCCCTaaatagacacacaaacacattgaaaACATCAATGCTCCTGATCCCACTCAGTTTTAAGGTCATAACAATGTCAGGTGAGCAGACAGAAATGGAACTCACTCGTTTTTTATGACAACTTTGCAGTCATCCGTTTGACCGAAGGCCTCGAAGCGCTTCCGCAGCATGGACTGAGTGACACTGCTCGGAAGGTTGTGAATGTAGATCACTTGGCACTTGTTCTGGAAGGTAATTAGAACAAATATTCCCTTTAACAGCACATAAAgcgatagttcaaccaaaacgaACAAGACATTACATGCATTTGATAAAAAGTTAGTTCAGCTACTACTAAAATCAGTAGTAAAATCATGTTTGAAAACATGTCCTACCTCATTATTCTCTTGTCCACACTTTGTCTTGCTCTTTTTTTCTGTTGCTTCATGGCACGTCTCAGAGCTCTCATCGCTGAAAGAGACATACAGGGCTGAGTTACACAAAATGGCCAATAAATGGCAAAAGAAATTAGCTAGCATCTTGATGGCACACAAAACTGGTAACTGGCTGGCTGAAATCACAAGTTCCAATCTGACTGCCTGGAAATAAATTTGTGTTTCAGTTTGATTTAACTAATAAATGGATCCCTCGCAGCCTTGTTTTTATTTCCATTAAAGATATGGTGCTACTCTGAACAAGGTCCACACATTTTTGCGGTTGAATCTTTTTGAAAGGCAAAAAAAATTGGTTTATGGCCAGAATAAGAttcaatgtggaccagactttatgccgaaAAAGACTAGCATCTTGCTACAGCATTTCAGCATAGGACATATTCAGTACCTGAAGGAGAGTTTGCAGTTAGGGGAGGGGGGTGAGCAGGACACAGGGGACTGGGCGTCCAGCTCTGGGGAAGGAGAACGGATAGGAGAGAGTTCATAGGTCTGCTCTGGGCTGGGCGTGGGTAACTCTGTGGGCAAGTCTGCAGGCAGGCCCCATGTGTTTCCAGTCCACTGCTGGTAGTCTAGGGCTTTCAAGAAATCCATCTCCTCCTGTCCTTCCATTTCCTCATTCTTCACACcactctcctcctcctttccttgCACTTCCAAGTGGCACTGCGTCACCGCTGGTCTCTTGCGACTCTCACCCAAACCCAGTAGGCAGTAGTCGTGGTCCCCATATGCGCGTTGTGTGCCGCCCTTCGAGTCTGCATCGCCTGCTTGGCCCATCCGGCGCAGCTGGGCGTACAGTTCTGTCTGCTCTGGGAGCTTGCGTATGTGCGCCCGAGCCAGGAACGAGCTCTTGGTGGTGAGCTCAGCTTTGCCGTCTGGTTTGAAGAGCTCGTCCTCCACTGGTTTATGAGGGGGTGTGGTGGGGGGAGTGAGGCCTGCGAAACACATATGCTCATTAATCACAATGAAACCGTACACGAGGGCACCACAAACAAATGCACTAGAATATCAGGAAACATTCTGTAATTAGCAACAGTTCATAAGACAGCTAAAATGAACaattaattaaacttaaaaagaGTAAAGTATCTTTAAAATAGGAAAAGATTCAATGCagctcaaagtgcttcacagttgaGATTATACAAAAGTAAAGGTTCAgacaaagtaaaaacaaattaagacGAATCAAAGAGATCAAAAATGATCTGATAaagaaaataagataaataattaatctttaggcaagcatcactattactattgctcatacataTGGTTAGGGATATGAACAAACTCCTAACCCTAAGTATTCAAATTTGTGTGTAATTCTTctccatttgtgctacagacaaaTTTCTGAGGAGAATtgtgctgttacttttctaagcaattacGACTTTCTcctggcagacaataaaatgGGAGAAAAgaaatcccatagacttccattgaaggAGGGAtcagagccatatctagggaccagaatattataGAAACTTGAGCGAGGACTAGAAAGCAACCagctaacaaccacccagaacagcctagaAACCAACCTCGTAAAATCtacttacattttcattaaaaaaaaaaatttattctcttAGCTTAATGTAAAATGCCTCAGATTTGAACAATTGATTTAACAGGCCCCAGTtatcacactatacacactaaaggcccaggtatactttgtttttctgcattcCAGGTCAGATCACGCCAGGTTGACCGTGTTGCCTTTCAAAATATACTCTTCTGACTGTGAACGAATATGAACACATTCTACCTATGCGCACTATGATCCTTTTTTTAGGACAGTCGATGGTTGGCGCATAGCTGATTACGAAATTTTCATCACGCATCACACAGTGATCCTCAACGGACAACCAAAGTAAACTTTGGCCTTAAGCCCTTTACCACTGAGAAACTTTAGAAATCTTTGTTGGCTTAATTCGCAATGTGCAAATACTGGCAAGCTACTGGCATGTGTAAGAACATAAGAGGTGGAAATAAGTGGTAATTGCTCCACAATGTAGAGAACGGCACACTTATAAAAATCCCACTGACTGAGTGCGTAATATTACCTGCTGTGCCACACAGCTCCACGCAGAGAGTCTGCTCAAAGGGCTTGTTGGCATACTGTGCGTCTCTGAtcaggagaaaaagaaaaagagattgCAGAGTCTATTAAACTCTTACatggaaaagaaaaacagaaatagaGGGTGATACAGTCCAGACAACATAATGTATAAGATTTACTTTTATAGAGGTTTACATATGGCATTTTAGCaccaacaaatattttaaaaaaagcaGATGTTGGGGAATTATAGTCCCAATTCACgttcattgaatggaaaattatgcaatgaaagtgaatggtgaccgaggatAACATTAtaactaacatctcctttagtgtttcaCAAAGGAAAGACATTCAGGTTTGGaaaataagggtgaataaatgatgactgaattaacatttttaagtgaactatccctttaacttcatAACGAGTGTGCTACGTATACGCACAGAAAAGCTAATGACTGTAACTAGCAGAAAAACCTCAGGCTATTTATGAAAACGTGTTACTCTGATAGACTTGCAGAATGTTTTGGGACGTGTAAGAAACAGCAACTCTACAAGCCTCCTTGAGGCAATCTGGGAGATGGACGGAGTCCAACGGTGGTCTTAATATTTTGGCCTGGAAGCATGCCAGGGATCTAGACTAGATTAGATGTGAATGGAACACATACCCGTTAGACTTGGAAGCCAGCGGCAGACACAGACAGGCGCGTTTATCTGCAATTAGAACAACAGACAGCGTGTCATTGTCAGAGATATCAACAGTATAAATAGTGGAGTAATTGAGTTGCTACAGTTTATTGTTTATGGACATTAAAAAGTGCTTCATGTAATATTATAAGTTCTTCAGATACGCATATTTCTGTACTTTTTAAAGCACTTGTACATAGGACTGGAGAAGAAAACATTATTTAACCCAGAGAGACCAAGCACAGCAAATTACAACATTTGTTAgagcaattaaataataataacttttttaattgGGGGGCATATTGAATGTAACAGCTTGCAACAAAAAAGTCTCGCAAAATATGATACATCTAGATTTTTATAATAAGTGGTTTTGTAAAAACactttcactgaaaaaaaaaacaaatagaaaaaatgaaaatacatcaTTTGTGTCAATGCTTGGAACTATGAGGTTTAAGGAACTTACAAAGGTTCTTTGAATGTTATCAGGTTGTAGGTCAAGGGTAAATTATAAATAAGAATGTCCAAGATGATAAAAATATGGCTTCCTGCATGTTGGTTATACCACACTGACTATGTGGTATAACCAGAcagacaaaagtttttcaaatattattttcaatactttacattatatttaacaattaaTAATGAGATTAACAatctaaataattatataaaaatcttTTAAACGTTTTACAATGTTGACCTtcacatttttgaccaaatatatatatacactaatatatatatatatataaacatttaattgagatatttaaaacatgttcatAATTGAAGAATGATTCAAATCATTGTTTCAAATCATTGCTTGTATGaattccattttttttaattaatagatcTGGATGGCAAAAATGAACAAAGTCATTGATCCAAAACTCTTTATGGTTCTATTTTTAACCTATCATTTTAAGAACTTGATTTCAACCCATATTTTTTCCAATAATCTTTTAGAATTACCATCTTTGCGGCATGGGTTTTGGGCTTCAGAGCTCTTGTGGGAGTTGGTCTTCTTGTTGCTATCAGATGGTGGTTCTGTGGGAGGATGTTTGACCCAGGTCTCCTCTTCGCTGGACTGTCCAGCACTGGGCTCCGATCGGCCACAGTTAACACGTACTCTCTTAGCGAATCGGCTAGGGAAGGAAGCCAGACGGCGAGAGCGTCTAACCGAGAAGGATCCTTCCTCGGGCTCGGGGCTTTTGGGGCGCTTTGCGACCTTTTGCGAGCTCTCACAGTCTGAGTCTTTAGGTTCAGCTATAGGCTGCTGTGCAGGAGAGGCAGCCCCTCTGCAGTGGGTATAAGGAGGGCTGTGCATTCTGTAAGGCTTGCTTACGTCAAAGGAACTGACAGCTTCTAGAAGCTCTTTGAGCAGGGAGTGGGCTTTGATCTCCCTGCGGCGAGCAAAAGGTACCCTCGGCCTGGACCCAATACTGGTTTGGGGGGCCGGCTTATGACAGTTCTGAGGAACACTGCGGGGCACTGGGGGGTTCTCAGGCTTGGCCTTACGCGCCAATGCCTCACGCTCTTTGCGATCCCAGCTGGCCTGCTTGCGCCTGGGCAGGCAGTACGTGTGCATGTATTTGATGAGCTCCACTACAGAGTGCAGTTCTTTCTCCGAGGAGAACTGAGGCTTCGGCGGCTCAACACACACCATGCTCTCGCATTCCTCACTGCTGGAtgactcctcctcttcctcctccgagTCACAGTCCTCttcatcttcctcttcctctgtgtCGGCGGAGGGCGTGTCCTCGGCCTCCTGTGCTGTGGTGAGGTGGCGATGGAGTTCAGTGCAGAGATGACCAGCGGGCCGCACTGGTCGTGACTTACGCTCCTGTGTGCTTATCTTGTCCTTCTGCAGAGGAAAGAGGagacatttaatataattttgtgaTATAAATTATAATGAAGCAATAAGCTACAATAGACAGGTTTAAGGGATGTTAAGGGAAGTGTCTAATAGTTTTCATAGGCTATCAACAgctattaaaatgtattcattaatactgtaataaaaataaaatgtattaatttaggaagaaattgtaaacatttaaatttcatttaaaattttgatataaaaatttttaataaacattatattatattactatatataaaacaattaaatataaaattatttaacgtatacaaacatatatagctatatatatatatatatatatataataaaatgtatatatatatatatatatatatatatatatatatatatatatatatatatatatatatatatatgtgtgtgtgtgtttacatatatacatttttatgtatatactgtataaataaatactgtaaatgtattatttttattaccttTTCCT
Coding sequences within:
- the LOC127642515 gene encoding peroxisome proliferator-activated receptor gamma coactivator 1-alpha-like, whose translation is MNKDGSVHRHSSRNQHVKPLRPVQKKDKISTQERKSRPVRPAGHLCTELHRHLTTAQEAEDTPSADTEEEEDEEDCDSEEEEEESSSSEECESMVCVEPPKPQFSSEKELHSVVELIKYMHTYCLPRRKQASWDRKEREALARKAKPENPPVPRSVPQNCHKPAPQTSIGSRPRVPFARRREIKAHSLLKELLEAVSSFDVSKPYRMHSPPYTHCRGAASPAQQPIAEPKDSDCESSQKVAKRPKSPEPEEGSFSVRRSRRLASFPSRFAKRVRVNCGRSEPSAGQSSEEETWVKHPPTEPPSDSNKKTNSHKSSEAQNPCRKDDKRACLCLPLASKSNGDAQYANKPFEQTLCVELCGTAGLTPPTTPPHKPVEDELFKPDGKAELTTKSSFLARAHIRKLPEQTELYAQLRRMGQAGDADSKGGTQRAYGDHDYCLLGLGESRKRPAVTQCHLEVQGKEEESGVKNEEMEGQEEMDFLKALDYQQWTGNTWGLPADLPTELPTPSPEQTYELSPIRSPSPELDAQSPVSCSPPSPNCKLSFSDESSETCHEATEKKSKTKCGQENNENKCQVIYIHNLPSSVTQSMLRKRFEAFGQTDDCKVVIKNEERCGVITLRSTQSGQTPQHRRDSRGPSGGNSSRQFGRKRYIDLDEAGPGPVKSKYDALDFDALLKEAQRSLHR